Proteins from a genomic interval of Thunnus maccoyii chromosome 1, fThuMac1.1, whole genome shotgun sequence:
- the LOC121899913 gene encoding regulator of G-protein signaling 9-binding protein yields MGKEECKTMLDALNKVTACYRHLVIALGSTSDSQNLREELKRTRKKAQELAVANRTKLTSLLKDKTISKEDRAEYERLWVLFSSSMDLLEVDMKRSLEIGQDFPLKVPTRHLIQTGMTGSTTTVAARAMSVQNMKYEADSNIDTADLRDLQTEISQVSQMMEEMEMKVQVAPWAVEAKQEAGAELKSNMSVGNSSVGVISICEEEPKEEEGGGGNRNASLASICAMFVFCVIIMVAVVLGYLVINMS; encoded by the coding sequence atGGGGAAAGAGGAGTGCAAAACAATGCTGGATGCTCTGAACAAAGTAACCGCCTGCTACAGGCATCTGGTGATCGCTCTTGGAAGCACCTCGGACTCGCAGAACCTGCGAGAGGAGCTGAAGAGGACCCGCAAAAAGGCCCAGGAGCTGGCTGTGGCCAACAGGACTAAACTGACCTCTCTGCTCAAAGACAAGACCATCAGTAAAGAGGACCGGGCCGAGTACGAGCGCCTATGGGTTCTTTTCTCCAGCAGCATGGACCTCCTGGAGGTGGACATGAAAAGGTCCCTGGAGATAGGGCAGGATTTCCCCCTCAAGGTGCCGACGAGGCACCTGATCCAGACTGGGATGACCGGCAGCACCACCACCGTGGCGGCCAGGGCCATGAGCGTGCAAAACATGAAGTATGAGGCGGACAGCAACATCGACACCGCGGACCTCAGGGACCTGCAGACCGAGATCTCCCAAGTGAGCCAGATGATGgaagagatggagatgaaggtGCAGGTGGCGCCGTGGGCCGTCGAGGCGAAGCAGGAGGCAGGCGCGGAGCTCAAGTCCAATATGAGCGTGGGGAATTCCTCCGTGGGTGTCATCTCTATCTGCGAAGAGGAgcccaaagaagaagaaggaggtgGAGGCAACAGGAATGCAAGTCTTGCTTCCATCTGCGCTATGTTTGTATTCTGTGTCATTATTATGGTCGCTGTGGTGCTAGGATACTTGGTAATCAATATGTCCTGA